One Gossypium raimondii isolate GPD5lz chromosome 3, ASM2569854v1, whole genome shotgun sequence genomic window carries:
- the LOC105794924 gene encoding exonuclease V, chloroplastic: MTESPPNTPPNSNSQHETIPTIPIEFVSEEEMALIEAAYAATRSSLSSSRSSSICSPTSRFQTHSRTIHSITLLSKRGLNGSSELDIEDSDYLKNPQKRIRVAQPFLHRFRRKRALSVTDITATEWCEKQMEFSLLFGKRKISKAMKAGKARHVKLEEEVVKKVKVHIKSVEDSWALKFINFITCANQLLFEGITRELPLVGFVEGIWLVGVIDELRMPENGSDRNPILVDTKTRVRDTLPAEPQSRNGRLQLMCYKYLWDTLAANSFPSGQFFDFFSLNRSYMLSKDIRERTASSGFPAKTLDDVIQYYINTCSMLPTSHDRLLLRYELQKDQSVLGEDEFAYNPDWLKRQIQSNLEFWLGEREASYTPQEERWKCRHCQFASICSGNPFPNIPRGSSSSSDHSSSSS; encoded by the exons atgactGAGTCGCCTCCAAACACTCCTCCCAATTCAAACTCTCAACACGAAACGATTCCCACTATCCCGATCGAGTTCGTGAGTGAAGAAGAAATGGCTCTCATCGAAGCAGCTTATGCCGCAACACGTTCTTCCCTCTCTTCCTCCCGttcttcttcaatttgttcACCCACTTCCCGCTTTCAAACCCACTCCAGGACAATCCACTCCATTACCCTCTTATCTAAGCGTGGTTTAAATGGTTCCAGTGAGCTTGATATAGAGGATTCCGACTATTTAAAGAATCCCCAGAAGAGGATTAGAGTTGCTCAGCCCTTTTTGCATCGGTTTAGAAGGAAACGGGCGTTATCCGTCACAGATATTACTGCCACA GAATGGTGTGAAAAGCAAATGGAATTTTCCCTCCTCTTTGGGAAACGAAAAATCAGTAAAGCTATGAAAGCTGGTAAAGCTCGCCATGTGAAACTTGAAGAAGAG GTtgttaaaaaagtaaaagttcaTATCAAGTCGGTTGAAGATAGCTGGGCATTGAAGTTCATTAACTTCATAACTTGTGCAAATCAATTACTATTTGAAGGAATAACACGTGAGCTGCCACT AGTAGGCTTTGTGGAAGGCATATGGCTTGTAGGAGTTATTGATGAGTTGCGAATGCCTGAAAATGGAAGTGATAGAAACCCGATATTAGTAGACACAAAGACTCGTGTACGAGACACTCTCCCTGCCGAACCACAAAGCAGAAATGGAAG GCTTCAATTGATGTGCTACAAGTATTTGTGGGACACCTTGGCTGCAAATAGCTTCCCTTCTGGACAatttttcgatttcttttcaTTGAATCGTAGCTACATGTTATCGAAGGATATCAGAGAGAGAACTGCTAGTTCAGGTTTTCCAGCTAAG ACACTCGATGATGTGATTCAATATTACATAAACACATGTAGCATGCTTCCCACCTCTCACGACCGGCTACTATTGAG ATATGAACTACAAAAAGATCAGTCAGTGCTGGGTGAAgatgaatttgcatataatccTGATTGGCTCAAAAGACAAATTCAAAGCAATCTTGAATTCTGGTTAGGTGAACGAGAAGCCAGTTACACCCCGCAAGAAGAACGTTGGAAGTGTCGCCATTGTCAATTTGCTTCAATTTGCTCTGGAAACCCATTTCCTAATATTCCGCGAGGCTCTTCTTCTAGCTCTGATCATAGCAGCTCTTCAAGCTAG
- the LOC105795993 gene encoding G-type lectin S-receptor-like serine/threonine-protein kinase At2g19130, producing MFFIRIAFSSINITVVAATAVNYLAVVAMKTKKVSPAWFMFSVLLLFMCLSLETQVCFAVDTISRNQSLSGCKTIDSAGGVFQLGFFRPGMSSNYYIEMWFKKVSQLTTVWVANKDKPIHDIYLSVLKISDGNLVLFNESQVPIWSTNVSPGSGLAISSSVVVVLLDDGNLVLKDDLNSSTILCFGMMLLELVSRRRNCQHTIDEEGTFFPVWVARQLIERTDLLKLLDSRLNGDGQFRTLKNM from the exons atgttttttatacgTATCGCATTTTCTTCAATAAATATTACTGTTGTTGCAGCCACCGCTGTGAATTATCTTGCAGTTGTGGCTATGAAGACCAAGAAAGTTAGTCCCGCCTGGTTCATGTTTTCAGTGTTGTTATTGTTCATGTGTTTGTCTCTAGAAACCCAAGTCTGCTTTGCAGTTGATACCATCTCCAGAAACCAATCTCTTTCTGGTTGTAAAACCATTGATTCAGCTGGCGGAGTCTTCCAGCTTGGTTTCTTCAGACCAGGAATGTCTTCCAACTATTATATAGAGATGTGGTTCAAAAAAGTGTCCCAGCTCACTACAGTTTGGGTTGCAAACAAAGATAAACCTATCCATGATATATATTTATCGGTTTTGAAAATCTCTGATGGTAACTTAGTTCTGTTCAATGAGTCTCAAGTGCCAATTTGGTCTACAAATGTTAGCCCAGGCTCAGGCTTAGCCATCTCAAGTTCTGTAGTTGTAGTTCTTTTAGATGATGGGAATCTTGTTTTGAAAGACGATCTAAATTCATCGACAATATTGTG CTTTGGAATGATGCTTTTGGAACTTGTATCAAGAAGGAGAAACTGCCAACACACAATTGATGAAGAAGGTACATTCTTTCCAGTTTGGGTTGCTAGACAATTGATTGAACGCACGGATCTCCTCAAACTCTTAGATAGCAGACTGAATGGAGATGGCCAATTTAGAACTCTCAAGAACATGTAA